A part of Streptomyces sp. NBC_01497 genomic DNA contains:
- the secA gene encoding preprotein translocase subunit SecA, which yields MSVFNKLMRAGEGKILRKLHRIADQVNSIEEDFVNLSDAELRALTDEYKERFAEGESLDDLLPEAFATVREAAKRVLGQRHYDVQLMGGAALHLGYVSEMKTGEGKTLVGTLPAYLNALSGKGVHLITVNDYLAERDSEMMGRVHKFLGISVGCILANMTPAQRREMYGCDITYGTNNEFGFDYLRDNMAWSQDELVQRGHNYAIVDEVDSILVDEARTPLIISGPADQATKWYGDFAKLVTRLTRGEAGNQLKGLEETGDYEVDEKKRTVAIHEPGVTKVEDWLGIDNLYESVNTPLVGYLNNAIKAKELFKKDKDYVVIDGEVMIVDEHTGRILAGRRYNEGMHQAIEAKEGVDIKDENQTLATITLQNFFRLYGKLSGMTGTAMTEAAEFHQIYKLGVVPIPTNRPMVRMDQSDLIYRTEVAKFAAVVDDIEEKHDKGQPILVGTTSVEKSEYLSQQLNKRGIQHEVLNAKQHDREAPIIAQAGRKGAVTVATNMAGRGTDIKLGGNPDDLAEAELRQRGLDPVEHVEEWAAALPAALDKAEQAVKAEFEEVKSLGGLYVLGTERHESRRIDNQLRGRSGRQGDPGESRFYLSLGDDLMRLFKAQMVERVMSMANVPDEVPIENKMVTRAIASAQSQVEQQNFETRKNVLKYDEVLNRQREVIYGERRRVLEGEDLQEQIQHFMNDTIDAYIQAETVEGFAEEWDLDRLWGAFKQLYPVKVTVEELEDEAGDRAGLTAEFIGESIKDDIREQYEQREGQLGSEIMRELERRVVLSVLDRKWREHLYEMDYLQEGIGLRAMAQKDPLVEYQREGFDMFNAMMDGIKEESVGYLFNLEVQVEQQVEEVELPAQDATPADAEPTSLVKEDAVPAGARPEIRAKGLDAPQRPDRLHFSAPTVDGEGGVVEGDFEHEPAGGPTRSTSDGMTRAERRKAQRGGGGGRRRKK from the coding sequence GTGTCCGTCTTCAACAAGCTCATGCGTGCAGGCGAAGGCAAGATCCTGCGCAAACTGCACCGCATCGCGGACCAGGTCAACTCCATCGAAGAGGACTTCGTCAACCTCTCCGACGCCGAGTTGCGTGCGCTCACCGACGAGTACAAGGAGCGCTTCGCCGAGGGCGAGAGCCTCGACGACCTGCTCCCCGAGGCGTTCGCCACCGTCCGCGAGGCGGCCAAGCGCGTGCTCGGACAGCGCCACTACGACGTCCAGCTCATGGGCGGCGCGGCCCTGCACCTCGGATACGTCTCCGAGATGAAGACCGGTGAGGGCAAGACCCTCGTCGGCACCCTTCCCGCATACCTGAACGCGCTGTCCGGCAAGGGCGTCCACCTGATCACGGTGAACGACTACCTGGCTGAACGCGACTCCGAGATGATGGGCCGCGTCCACAAGTTCCTGGGCATCTCCGTCGGCTGCATCCTGGCGAACATGACGCCCGCGCAGCGCCGCGAGATGTACGGGTGCGACATCACGTACGGCACGAACAACGAGTTCGGCTTCGACTACCTGCGCGACAACATGGCGTGGTCGCAGGACGAGCTGGTGCAGCGCGGCCACAACTACGCGATCGTCGACGAGGTCGACTCGATCCTCGTGGACGAGGCCCGTACGCCGCTGATCATCTCGGGCCCCGCCGACCAGGCCACGAAGTGGTACGGCGACTTCGCCAAGCTGGTGACGCGCCTGACCAGGGGCGAGGCCGGGAACCAGCTCAAGGGCCTTGAGGAGACCGGCGACTACGAGGTCGACGAGAAGAAGCGCACGGTCGCGATCCACGAGCCGGGTGTCACCAAGGTCGAGGACTGGCTGGGCATCGACAACCTCTACGAGTCGGTGAACACGCCGCTCGTCGGTTACCTGAACAACGCGATCAAGGCCAAGGAACTCTTCAAGAAGGACAAGGACTACGTCGTCATCGACGGCGAGGTCATGATCGTCGACGAGCACACCGGCCGTATCCTCGCCGGCCGCCGCTACAACGAGGGCATGCACCAGGCGATCGAGGCGAAGGAAGGGGTGGACATCAAGGACGAGAACCAGACGCTCGCGACGATCACCCTCCAGAACTTCTTCCGCCTGTACGGCAAGCTCTCCGGCATGACCGGTACGGCCATGACCGAGGCCGCGGAGTTCCACCAGATCTACAAGCTCGGCGTCGTGCCCATCCCGACGAACAGGCCGATGGTCCGCATGGACCAGTCCGACCTGATCTACCGGACCGAGGTCGCGAAGTTCGCGGCGGTCGTCGACGACATCGAGGAGAAGCACGACAAGGGTCAGCCGATCCTCGTCGGCACCACGTCCGTCGAGAAGTCCGAGTACCTGTCGCAGCAGCTCAACAAGCGCGGCATCCAGCACGAGGTGCTGAACGCCAAGCAGCACGACCGGGAAGCGCCGATCATCGCCCAGGCCGGGCGCAAGGGCGCGGTCACGGTCGCGACGAACATGGCCGGCCGTGGCACGGACATCAAGCTCGGCGGCAACCCCGACGACCTCGCGGAGGCGGAGCTGCGGCAGCGCGGCCTGGACCCCGTGGAGCACGTCGAGGAGTGGGCGGCGGCGCTGCCCGCCGCGCTGGACAAGGCCGAGCAGGCCGTGAAGGCGGAGTTCGAAGAGGTCAAGAGCCTCGGCGGGCTGTACGTGCTGGGTACGGAGCGGCACGAGTCGCGCCGGATCGACAACCAGCTGCGCGGCCGTTCCGGCCGTCAGGGCGACCCGGGCGAATCCCGCTTCTACCTCTCGCTCGGCGACGACCTGATGCGGCTGTTCAAGGCGCAGATGGTCGAGCGCGTGATGTCGATGGCGAACGTGCCGGACGAGGTGCCGATCGAGAACAAGATGGTGACGCGCGCCATCGCGTCGGCGCAGTCGCAGGTCGAGCAGCAGAACTTCGAGACGCGTAAGAACGTCCTGAAGTACGACGAGGTGCTGAACCGCCAGCGCGAGGTCATCTACGGCGAGCGCAGGCGTGTCCTGGAGGGCGAGGACCTGCAGGAGCAGATCCAGCACTTCATGAACGACACGATCGACGCGTACATCCAGGCGGAGACCGTCGAGGGCTTCGCCGAGGAGTGGGACCTCGACCGGCTGTGGGGGGCCTTCAAGCAGCTCTACCCGGTCAAGGTCACGGTGGAGGAGCTGGAGGACGAGGCGGGCGACCGCGCCGGCCTCACGGCCGAGTTCATCGGGGAGTCCATCAAGGACGACATCCGCGAGCAGTACGAGCAGCGCGAGGGCCAGCTCGGCTCGGAGATCATGCGTGAGCTGGAGCGGCGCGTGGTCCTCTCGGTCCTGGACCGCAAGTGGCGCGAGCACCTCTACGAGATGGACTATCTCCAGGAGGGCATCGGCCTGCGGGCCATGGCGCAGAAGGACCCGCTGGTCGAGTACCAGCGCGAGGGCTTCGACATGTTCAACGCCATGATGGACGGCATCAAGGAGGAGTCCGTCGGCTACCTGTTCAACCTGGAGGTCCAGGTCGAGCAGCAGGTCGAGGAGGTCGAACTGCCTGCGCAGGATGCGACCCCCGCGGACGCCGAGCCGACGTCGCTGGTCAAGGAGGACGCGGTGCCCGCGGGTGCCCGTCCGGAGATCCGCGCGAAGGGCCTCGACGCACCGCAGCGCCCCGACCGGCTGCACTTCTCCGCACCGACGGTCGACGGCGAGGGCGGCGTGGTCGAGGGCGACTTCGAGCACGAGCCGGCCGGCGGTCCGACGCGTTCGACGTCGGACGGCATGACGCGTGCCGAGCGACGCAAGGCGCAGCGCGGTGGCGGTGGCGGTCGGCGCCGCAAGAAGTAG
- a CDS encoding Rv3235 family protein: MTTSTRTTPGRSASARATRGTAPDVSAARVISSRRPSGRRDPRGPGKDPARRRPHVLPPHDLFAERLLAVLSGGRPVHWMLGWTVGEAYEQLVQLAPGAPLGAASGRPRPVIRRCRGFRPRADVVEAYATIASGDRVRAMAFRLERGEDGRWRCAAVEIGGARVTRQEA; this comes from the coding sequence ATGACCACATCGACGAGGACGACGCCGGGCCGGAGCGCGTCCGCCCGGGCCACCCGGGGGACCGCGCCGGACGTCTCGGCGGCCCGCGTCATCAGCAGCCGGCGGCCATCCGGCAGACGCGACCCGCGCGGCCCGGGCAAGGACCCCGCGCGCCGCCGCCCGCACGTCCTTCCACCGCACGACCTGTTCGCGGAACGCCTGCTCGCCGTGCTCAGCGGCGGACGCCCGGTGCACTGGATGCTGGGCTGGACGGTGGGCGAGGCCTACGAACAGCTCGTGCAACTCGCCCCGGGCGCCCCGCTCGGCGCGGCCAGCGGCCGCCCGCGGCCGGTCATCCGGCGCTGTCGCGGCTTCCGCCCGCGGGCGGACGTGGTCGAGGCGTACGCGACCATCGCGTCGGGCGACCGCGTCCGGGCGATGGCATTCCGGCTGGAACGGGGTGAGGACGGACGCTGGCGCTGCGCGGCGGTGGAGATCGGCGGGGCCCGCGTCACCCGCCAGGAGGCGTGA
- a CDS encoding DUF6912 family protein, with protein MRVYVPLTLPGLAEAHRTGELGPGPITAYAVTPGLREWYVSDDIEELEYAALSRAASASLRSLATDPSVPRRRVVIAADVPDKDALADPDRGLDGSSVGEVRIAAAVPLAKAAAVHLDADTAHDDVSAAAAALGAADQGDDDAQFTVDGAEDHELLWYGVQEIPGLIG; from the coding sequence ATGCGCGTCTACGTCCCCCTGACCCTCCCCGGTCTCGCCGAGGCGCACAGGACGGGCGAGCTGGGCCCCGGGCCGATCACTGCCTACGCGGTGACGCCCGGTCTGCGCGAGTGGTACGTCTCCGACGACATCGAGGAGCTGGAGTACGCGGCGCTCAGCCGCGCCGCCTCCGCGTCGCTGCGCTCGCTCGCCACGGACCCGTCCGTGCCCCGCCGTCGCGTCGTGATCGCCGCCGACGTGCCCGACAAGGACGCGCTCGCCGACCCCGACCGGGGCCTCGACGGGAGTTCCGTGGGCGAGGTCAGGATCGCCGCCGCCGTCCCGCTGGCCAAGGCGGCCGCCGTCCACCTCGACGCGGACACGGCGCACGACGACGTGTCGGCCGCGGCCGCCGCGCTCGGCGCCGCCGATCAGGGCGACGACGACGCGCAGTTCACCGTGGACGGCGCCGAGGACCACGAACTGCTCTGGTACGGCGTCCAGGAGATCCCCGGGCTCATCGGCTGA
- a CDS encoding GNAT family N-acetyltransferase — MIPQTLRSARLELRALVSDDIDAVHAACQDPEIQRWVPIPSPYERRHAEYFVDQLVTEGWRTDTAYTFGAFPLDGGPLIGAANLHRQGDTWEIGYWTVREHRGRGYTAETVLALARWAFAQGTERLEWRAETGNSGSRAVAESAGFVIEGTLRAAVLSRDVLRDLWIGSLLPSDLGLEGEHPYLPTQRTGR, encoded by the coding sequence ATGATTCCTCAGACGCTCCGCTCCGCCCGTCTGGAGCTGCGTGCCCTGGTCAGCGACGACATCGACGCGGTGCACGCGGCCTGCCAGGACCCGGAGATACAGCGCTGGGTACCGATCCCGTCACCGTACGAACGCAGACACGCCGAGTACTTCGTGGACCAGCTGGTCACCGAGGGGTGGCGTACGGACACCGCCTACACCTTCGGTGCCTTCCCGCTCGACGGCGGCCCTTTGATAGGCGCGGCCAATCTGCACCGCCAGGGCGACACCTGGGAGATCGGCTACTGGACCGTCCGCGAGCACCGGGGCCGCGGGTACACCGCCGAGACGGTCCTCGCGCTGGCCCGCTGGGCCTTCGCCCAGGGCACCGAGCGGCTCGAATGGCGCGCGGAGACGGGCAACAGCGGATCCCGGGCCGTCGCCGAGAGCGCCGGCTTCGTGATCGAGGGCACCCTGCGGGCCGCCGTGCTCAGCCGGGACGTCCTGCGGGACCTGTGGATCGGCTCACTGCTGCCGTCGGACCTCGGGCTGGAAGGCGAGCACCCGTACCTGCCGACCCAGCGGACGGGCCGCTGA